A region of Theileria annulata chromosome 2, complete sequence, *** SEQUENCING IN PROGRESS *** DNA encodes the following proteins:
- a CDS encoding ts-chitose type 23 kDa piroplasm surface-like protein, putative (chr2.C.cand.221 - ts-chitose type 23 kDa piroplasm surface protein, signal peptide, transmembrane;~1 probable transmembrane helix predicted for TA13810 by TMHMM2.0 at aa 204-226;~Signal peptide predicted for TA13810 by SignalP 2.0 HMM (Signal peptide probability 0.930, signal anchor probability 0.000) with cleavage site probability 0.401 between residues 24 and 25;~GPI-Anchor Signal predicted for TA13810 by DGPI v2.04, no cleavage site predicted) produces MNKYFKVFFFVLLTHALKSSLIFGQATLQKGLSLDIDKDSTATDRLVVKHLDSDKQGYKVYTFKKEGWEYVNVKHVYFGERLLRVGRDNDMRCDFVHYVKVFWKGDVAPFFIKMNYYNWAWVSTRLHFKLNPDLTWTEVTVLTLDENAEQGFTTLFKQKLDEFASQVGDDVLAKYKPFVDDPNKKRFDLKATDEKEETSKKKYVLMVVVVVVFVVVASLVVFLVKFCLK; encoded by the coding sequence atgaataaatattttaaggTTTTCTTTTTTGTCCTCTTGACACACGCACTGAAGTCCTCCCTCATCTTTGGGCAGGCCACTTTACAAAAAGGTCTCTCTCTTGATATTGACAAAGATTCAACTGCCACTGACAGACTTGTCGTGAAACACCTTGACAGTGACAAGCAAGGATATAAGGTATACACATTCAAGAAAGAGGGCTGGGAATACGTTAATGTGAAACATGTTTACTTCGGCGAGCGTCTCTTGAGAGTTGGCAGGGACAATGATATGAGGTGTGACTTCGTACACTATGTGAAGGTCTTCTGGAAAGGTGATGTTGCTCCTTTCTTCATCAAGATGAATTATTACAACTGGGCCTGGGTCTCCACAAGGCTTCACTTCAAGCTCAACCCTGATCTTACCTGGACTGAGGTTACTGTTCTCACTCTTGATGAAAACGCTGAGCAGGGTTTCACTACTCTTTTCAAGCAGAAATTGGACGAATTTGCTTCTCAGGTCGGTGATGACGTCCTTGCCAAATACAAGCCCTTCGTTGATGATCCCAACAAGAAGAGGTTCGACCTTAAAGCCACCGATGAGAAGGAGGAGACCAGTAAGAAGAAGTACGTCCTCATGGTTGTTGTTGTTGTCGTCTTCGTTGTTGTTGCATCTCTCGTTGTCTTCCTTGTTAAATTCTGCCTCAAATAA
- a CDS encoding nucleolar protein nop5, putative (PF01798 Putative snoRNA binding domain) produces MLMLLETPAGYGLFKLTNDKMLECSAEEVYKYFEDSDTAKSSVCLKSFMKFKNSEDAVKEANCLIESRLGKGLRKFLTKNILNKSLTDELAICDKALGMEIQNKLNINVCFNPKTSEIIRGLRMQFHELVTGLSEEDTRSMALSLSHSLTRFKLKFSPDKVDVMIVQAIGLLDDLDREVNKFGMRLKEWYGWHFPELDKIVSDNLLYAKVVKMIGMRENAKNAKLSDLLPDDVCKEILQASEISMGSEIFKDDLESITELATRLEELLEYRQTLEQYLKYRMNVIAPNLTYMVGELIAARLLSHSGSLMNLAKHPASTVQILGAEKALFRALKTRSNTPKYGIIYHAGLVGQTSPKHKGKISRILAAKLALCVRVDALGESDKPTVALENKKYVENKLVQLLSDGNQKRKLFKPTFNNDKKRILRSGYKLRSVIRLSARSLGAVINDPLVVFCLAPCCVWPCVSPSLWACSPVLVSPSDSGLLGSMRGSFSGVLSD; encoded by the exons TGCTACTCGAGACGCCGGCCGGCTACGGCCTATTTAAATTAACGAACGATAAAATGTTAGAATGCAGCGCGGAAGAAGTTTATAAATACTTTGAAGACTCAGATACGGCAAAATCATC TGTATGTTTGAAGTCATTCATGAAGTTTAAAAATAGCGAAGATGCCGTGAAAGAAGCAAACTGTTTGATAGAGTCCCGATTGGGAAAAGGTCTCCGTAAATTCCTGACCAAGAATATTCTGAACAAGTCCTTGACTGATGAGTTGGCAATTTGTGACAAGGCTCTGGGGATGGAAATCCAGAACAAGCTGAACATAAACGTCTGCTTCAACCCGAAGACTAGTGAAATAATTCGTGGACTTCGTATGCAGTTCCATGAGCTTGTAACTGGGCTTTCAGAAGAGGACACAAGGTCTATGGCACTCAGTTTATCGCATTCTTTGACCAGATTTAAGCTTAAATTCAGCCCTGACAAGGTCGATGTCATGATAGTTCAGGCTATAGGCCTGTTAGACGACCTAGATCGAGAAGTCAACAAGTTTGGAATGAGACTTAAGGAGTGGTACGGTTGGCACTTTCCAGAGCTTGACAAAATCGTGTCAGATAATCTTTTGTACGCCAAAGTAGTAAAAATGATAGGTATGCGGGAAAACGCTAAAAATGCTAAACTCTCTGATTTACTGCCTGATGATGTTTGCAAGGAGATTTTACAGGCATCTGAGATTTCGATGGGCAGTGAGATTTTTAAGGACGATTTGGAGTCTATTACTGAACTTGCAACTAGACTCGAGGAGCTTCTGGAATACCGACAAACTTTGGAGCAGTACCTCAAGTATCGCATGAATGTGATTGCACCTAATCTCACTTACATGGTAGGTGAGCTTATTGCCGCCAGGTTGCTTTCTCATAGTGGTTCACTAATGAATCTAGCTAAGCACCCTGCTTCTACTGTCCAGATCCTTGGTGCTGAAAAGGCTCTTTTCAGGGCCCTTAAAACAAGGTCTAACACTCCCAAATACGGCATAATATACCATGCTGGTCTCGTAGGACAGACTTCTCCAAAACATAAGGGTAAAATCTCTAGAATTCTTGCAGCTAAGCTCGCTCTCTGTGTGAGGGTCGACGCGCTTGGAGAATCTGACAAGCCCACAGTTGCtcttgaaaataaaaaatatgttgaaaataaattagtacAATTACTTTCCGATGGGAATCAGAAGCGTAAACTTTTTAAGCCGACCTTTAACAATGACAAAAAAAG AATATTAAGGAGTGGTTATAAGCTCAGGAGCGTCATTAGGCTGAGTGCCAGAAGCTTGGGAGCAGTCATAAACGATCCCTTGGTAGTTTTCTGTTTGGCTCCTTGCTGTGTTTGGCCTTGTGTTTCTCCATCACTTTGGGCTTGCTCTCCAGTATTGGTTTCTCCTTCGGATTCAGGACTTTTGGGTTCAATGAGAGGTTCCTTTTCAGGAGTGCTTTCAGATTGA